One genomic segment of Labrus bergylta chromosome 17, fLabBer1.1, whole genome shotgun sequence includes these proteins:
- the rab27b gene encoding ras-related protein Rab-27B: MTDGDYDYLIKLLALGDSGVGKTTFLYRYTDNKFNPKFITTVGIDFREKRVVYTQTNPTGAATGKTFKVHLQLWDTAGQERFRSLTTAFFRDAMGFLLMFDLTSQQSFLNVRNWMSQLQANAYCENPDIVLVGNKADLADQREVQEKQAKELADKYGIPYFETSAATGAEVDKSVITLLDLVMKRMEQCVDKPPAESANGNGATKLTDSQSSEKKCAC, from the exons ATGACTGATGGGGATTATGACTACCTTATAAAGCTCCTTGCCCTGGGGGACTCCGGCGTGGGGAAGACCACCTTCCTGTACCGATACACAGACAACAAGTTCAACCCCAAGTTCATCACCACAGTCGGCATTGACTTTAGGGAAAAGAGAGTG GTGTACACACAGACCAACCCCACTGGGGCGGCTACGGGGAAAACCTTTAAAGTTCACCTTCAGCTATGGGACACAGCTGGACAGGAGAG GTTTCGCAGCCTGACGACGGCGTTCTTCAGGGACGCCATGGGGTTCCTGTTGATGTTTGATCTCACCAGCCAGCAGAGCTTTCTCAACGTCAGAAACTGGATGA GCCAGCTACAGGCCAATGCCTACTGTGAGAATCCAGATATCGTGTTGGTAGGAAACAAGGCGGACCTGGCCGACCAGCGGGAGGTTCAGGAGAAACAGGCCAAAGAGCTGGCCGATAAATACGG GATCCCCTACTTCGAGACCAGTGCAGCGACAGGTGCTGAGGTGGACAAGTCGGTGATAACGCTGCTGGACCTGGTCATGAAGAGGATGGAGCAGTGTGTTGACAAACCACCAGCAGAGTCAGCCAATGGGAACGGGGCCACAAAGCTCACCGATTCGCAGTCCAGTGAGAAGAAATGTGCATGCTAG